Proteins encoded together in one Bacteroidota bacterium window:
- the dapF gene encoding diaminopimelate epimerase produces the protein MKINFSKYHGTGNDFILIDNRKNLFPAENNKLIQQLCYRQFGIGADGLILLEDDEKQDFNMKYFNSNGFEGSMCGNGGRCVVHFARELGIISGYTFFNTTDGLHTAEIENNIVRLSLNDVKKITINKEYFFLNTGSPHAVFFKNEINNIDVFSEGKKIRNSKEFAPEGTNVNFVKIIDKNNISIRTYERGVENETLSCGTGAVASAISTYLYQKIKTDNYSVQLQTKGGNLKVNFKIDKSIFTKIILEGAVVKVFDGTTTIKR, from the coding sequence GTGAAAATTAATTTTTCAAAATACCATGGAACAGGAAATGATTTTATCCTTATTGACAATAGAAAAAATTTATTCCCTGCTGAAAATAACAAGCTAATCCAACAATTATGTTACAGGCAATTTGGTATTGGTGCTGATGGTTTGATTCTTCTTGAGGATGATGAGAAGCAAGACTTTAACATGAAATATTTCAACTCCAATGGCTTTGAAGGAAGCATGTGTGGCAATGGTGGACGCTGTGTTGTGCATTTTGCAAGAGAACTTGGAATAATTTCAGGCTACACTTTTTTTAACACTACTGACGGATTACATACCGCTGAAATTGAGAATAATATAGTTCGTCTTTCATTGAATGATGTTAAAAAAATAACTATTAATAAAGAATACTTTTTTTTGAACACAGGCTCTCCTCATGCTGTATTTTTTAAAAATGAAATTAATAATATTGATGTTTTTTCTGAAGGTAAAAAGATAAGAAACAGCAAAGAATTTGCACCCGAAGGAACAAATGTGAATTTTGTTAAAATAATTGACAAAAACAATATTTCCATCAGAACTTATGAACGTGGTGTTGAAAACGAAACATTATCATGTGGAACAGGAGCTGTTGCTTCTGCTATTTCAACATATCTTTATCAAAAAATTAAAACAGATAATTATTCAGTTCAACTCCAAACTAAAGGCGGAAATTTAAAAGTCAATTTTAAAATAGATAAAAGTATTTTTACAAAAATTATTTTGGAAGGTGCTGTTGTAAAGGTTTTTGACGGTACAACAACAATTAAAAGATAA
- the kdsB gene encoding 3-deoxy-manno-octulosonate cytidylyltransferase, which yields MKTIGIIPARYDSTRFPGKPLAMIGNKSMIQRVYERAMLSSLDKVIIATDNKKIEKHAKKFGAEVIMTSTSHKTGTERCAEAFKKYEKDFDIVINIQGDEPFFEPKQIELLIKSFKQKDVQISTLIEKIDNIEDLNSPNTIKVLKDKDSFAIYFSRASIPFVRGHEKENWLKNSEYFKHIGIYAFRSEVLKKIVKLQSVKIEKAESLEQLRWLFNGYKIKLTKTKYYGLSVDTAEDLEKANEILTTVYQ from the coding sequence ATGAAAACAATTGGAATAATACCTGCACGCTACGACTCAACAAGATTTCCGGGAAAACCACTGGCAATGATAGGTAATAAAAGCATGATTCAAAGAGTTTATGAAAGAGCGATGCTTTCCTCCCTTGACAAAGTTATAATTGCAACAGATAATAAAAAAATTGAAAAGCATGCAAAAAAGTTTGGAGCCGAAGTAATAATGACCTCTACCTCGCATAAAACAGGTACCGAAAGATGTGCAGAAGCATTTAAAAAATATGAAAAAGATTTTGACATAGTTATTAATATTCAAGGAGATGAGCCATTTTTTGAGCCAAAACAAATTGAATTATTGATAAAATCTTTTAAACAAAAAGATGTTCAAATATCTACACTAATTGAAAAAATTGATAATATTGAAGACTTAAATTCCCCAAATACTATTAAAGTTTTAAAAGATAAAGATTCATTTGCAATATATTTCAGCCGAGCTTCAATTCCATTTGTGAGAGGTCATGAAAAAGAGAATTGGCTTAAAAATTCTGAGTATTTTAAGCACATTGGCATTTACGCTTTTCGCTCAGAAGTTTTAAAAAAGATTGTTAAATTGCAATCCGTAAAAATAGAAAAAGCTGAATCATTAGAGCAATTAAGGTGGCTTTTTAACGGATATAAAATTAAACTTACCAAAACAAAATATTATGGACTTTCCGTTGATACAGCTGAAGATTTAGAAAAAGCAAATGAGATTTTAACTACTGTTTATCAATAA
- a CDS encoding indolepyruvate oxidoreductase subunit beta, whose product MKKDIILAGVGGQGILSIATVIGYIAVNDDLYLKQAEVHGMSQRGGDVSSHLRISDKYIASDLIPKGKADLIISVEPMESLRYIPWLNKNGWIITNNKAYVNIPNYPEKEIIYKDIKDFGNHVLFNAEELGKEAGSSKSANIVILGAASPFLGFEPKKYEVALNYIFGKKGDKIVKMNIDAFYLGREASKEFHNISI is encoded by the coding sequence ATGAAAAAAGATATAATTTTAGCAGGAGTAGGAGGACAGGGAATACTTTCAATAGCTACAGTTATAGGTTATATTGCAGTTAATGACGACCTATATTTAAAACAAGCAGAAGTACATGGCATGAGTCAAAGAGGCGGTGATGTTTCATCTCACTTAAGAATTTCGGACAAATATATTGCTTCTGACCTTATTCCTAAAGGTAAAGCTGACCTTATTATTTCCGTTGAACCAATGGAATCTTTAAGATATATTCCATGGCTAAATAAAAACGGATGGATAATTACAAACAACAAAGCTTACGTGAATATTCCTAACTATCCTGAGAAAGAAATAATATATAAAGACATTAAAGATTTTGGGAATCATGTACTTTTTAATGCAGAAGAATTAGGCAAAGAAGCAGGTTCTAGCAAAAGTGCTAATATTGTAATTCTAGGTGCAGCATCTCCATTTTTAGGATTTGAACCAAAGAAATACGAAGTTGCATTAAATTATATATTCGGGAAAAAAGGTGATAAAATTGTCAAAATGAACATAGATGCATTTTACTTAGGAAGAGAAGCTTCAAAAGAATTTCATAACATAAGTATTTGA